A stretch of DNA from Fusobacterium sp.:
TATCCCTGCACTTCAGACAAAAAAAATGGATGCTGTCATAGCTGGAATGAGTATTACTCCTGAAAGAGCAAAAGCTGTTAATTTTTCTATACCTTATCTTTCATCTAATGTAGCTTTTATAGCAAATAAGAATAAACCTATCAATGGCATAGAGGATTTGGAAAATAAAAACTATGGTGCTGAACTTGGAACTACAAAAGAAGCTGCTGCAAGAAAAATAAAAGGTGCAACTGTGACTCCTTTCTCTTCTAATACTGGTGCTCTTGTTGCTTTAAAAAGCGGTAAAATAGATGGAATTGTACTTGATGAAAGCGTAGCTGTAAAATTTGTTGAAAACAATCCTGAACTTATGCTTGTAGGAGCTCTTGAAGGAGAACCTAAAGCTATTGCTTTCAATAAAGATGATACAGAACTTATGGAAAAATTCAATAAAGCTCTTCAAGAACTTATTGATGATGGAACTATTCAAAAATTAAGAGA
This window harbors:
- a CDS encoding transporter substrate-binding domain-containing protein, producing the protein MKKLFKLFMLSVLLVLAAACGTSKTEQAKADKVYVIGTNAEYPPFEYLENDQVCGLDADIISAIAQKLNIQYKWSNTNFDGLIPALQTKKMDAVIAGMSITPERAKAVNFSIPYLSSNVAFIANKNKPINGIEDLENKNYGAELGTTKEAAARKIKGATVTPFSSNTGALVALKSGKIDGIVLDESVAVKFVENNPELMLVGALEGEPKAIAFNKDDTELMEKFNKALQELIDDGTIQKLREKYGV